The Mesorhizobium sp. AR10 genome includes the window GGCCTGGCCGAGCCGGCGCATGACCGCCGCATCGATGGCGAGATCGGTTGACGTGTCGATCACCGTCACCTTCCACGGACCGGCATCCGTCCACAGCACAAGCTTGCGATCCGGCGCCAGCACGGCGTGCAGGTTGCCGTCACGCTCAATGACGGCGACGTCCGTGCGCCCGGTGCGAACAACGGTGAAATGACGCGCGGCCACATCCGGGAGCTTGTCGAACAACGCCTTCTCGTACGCCGAAACGAATTCCGGGTTCTTCAGATCGTGCCGGGAGACCTCAAGGCTCTGACGCCGGTTGGCGAGCCAATGCTCGCCCGGCAGCAGGACAGCCTTGATCTCACCCTTGTAGAGGGTGAGGGCACGTTCGTTTTCCCTTACGAGGACGCGCTCGCGTCCAAGAACCTTGTCGAGAATAGTCGTCATTGTCTTCACTCCTGTCGGGCATGGCCCCTTCCGAGGCGTCAAGTCATGCGTCGATCATCCTTTCGTTTCTCGTTTCACGTCGTCTCTCGCGTCATAGTCCGGGCACGAATGATCCGGGGACTGGTGGCACAAGTTCGTGGCGGACCTTCGGGAGCGGATCGCGAGGCAGCGAAGCGAGCGCCGGAGGCCTTGGCCTCCCCTGCCGGCAATGCTGCGCCTTGATCGTCACCGCGGGCCTGGCCGCGAGCCGATGGCGTCAGACCCTTCGATCCAGCCCGCGCCCGAAGGCTTGGACCGTCCGTCAGGTCCTTCGCATTCCAGTCCCCGGACCGTTTTCAGATAACACCTGCATGGTGCTTGGCTTGGAAGGCCAATGGAGAAGGATTTGAACCTTCGACAATCAGAACCTGAATCTGATGCTCTAACCAAACTGAGCTATCCGTGGTGCAAATGGCGGGACTCGAACCCACAACCTCCGGACGATATCCGGCGCTCTCCCAGTTGAGCTACATCCGCGATCCCAATCCCCGAAACGGCGCCGTACACAGGGTGGCAGTGCCGCCTGCGCGGGCGGAGACAAAAGCTCCAACCGTTGTGCTCGCTTCGGTTTTCGTGACCGGGAGCGCGCCTATAGCCCCTGCGACGGGTTGTCGCAAGCGGCATTGTCGTGGTCACATCGCGGCTTCTTTCGGTGGTTGCATTTCGGCAACACCGGCCCAGCCTCAATGGGAAACGTCAGCGTGGTTAGAAGGTGACGCGGCCGAGCACACGTAGCCCGTCGCCCTGGGGCTCGACGACCACAGCTTCGCCTTCGCGCGGCGAGACGCCGGTGAGTGCCACGATGTTTTCGAGATGGGTGACCAAGACCAGATTGTCGGAACCGGAATAACCGCGGATTTCGCTCATGATCGCGGCCATCTGGGCGGCTTTCTCCGTCGGATCCGTCTTCAGCAGGTCAAGCGGCGCGAAGGGCTCCGGCTCTGCTTCGAAGGCGATGCGGGCCGTATCGAGGCAGCGACAGTAGCGGCTGGAGAGCACGCGCTCGATGGGGGCCGCGCGGGCGCCGAACAGCGCGCCGATCTTGCTTGCCTGCTGCTTGCCGCGCGCCGAAAGATTGAGCTGGGTCGCGCATTTGGCGATGTCGAAACTGGCCGGATCGGTGGTGCCGGTGATCATAGCATGGCGAAGCAGCACCACATGCCCGCCGTCGCGCAGCAGCGCCCAGCCGGCGTCCGTCGCGTGGGCAACCGCGGGAACGACAAGCAGAAACAGCGCCAGGGCAGATCGAAGCATCAGATGTCCTTATTTCCGGTCCCCGGCAGATAGGCCCCGGTGACCGGCATATAGGGATGGCAAAGCCGGTCGAAAGACAAGGACGGCCGAAACAGCCTATTTCTTCGCCATCTGCTTCTTGATTAGGTCGATCTTCTGGTCGGTGAGCGGAATGGGGGCCGGATAGCCAGCCTCCGTAAAGCCCAGCTTGGCGTTCTCGAGAAACTCGATGGCCTTCCGGTATTCGGCACTGCCTCCGCCATAGTTGCCTCGGCTCCAGTGGATGTCGCCAAGATTGTTCTGCTGGAAGGCCCACTGCATCGGCTGGCTGTCGCGCGTGAACACTTTGAGCGTCGCCGCAAAGGCGGCTTCGGCGTCGTTCAGATATTTGTCGGTGCGTTCGAGATTGCCGAGATTAAGCAGGCTCATGCCGATGCCGTTCTGTGCGTTCGCCCAATCGACAGGCGCGGCCTCAAAGGTCAGCACCTCAAGGGCAGCCCTCCGCGCGGCAATCGCCTCGGCCAGGGTTTTGGGATCGGCCTCGCTCATGCTCAGCCAGTGCAGCGCCGAGCCGAGGCCGGTCTGCGCCAGCGCCCATTGCCGTGGCGTCGTCGCGCGTTTGTATTCGCGCAACGCGTCGCGAAAGGCCTCGATCGCCTCCTTGTAATGCTGCGGCTTGTCGGACAGACCACCAAGCAGTT containing:
- a CDS encoding histidine phosphatase family protein codes for the protein MLRSALALFLLVVPAVAHATDAGWALLRDGGHVVLLRHAMITGTTDPASFDIAKCATQLNLSARGKQQASKIGALFGARAAPIERVLSSRYCRCLDTARIAFEAEPEPFAPLDLLKTDPTEKAAQMAAIMSEIRGYSGSDNLVLVTHLENIVALTGVSPREGEAVVVEPQGDGLRVLGRVTF